The following are encoded in a window of Perca flavescens isolate YP-PL-M2 chromosome 24, PFLA_1.0, whole genome shotgun sequence genomic DNA:
- the LOC114551293 gene encoding mesoderm-specific transcript homolog protein: protein SASRWWPSPCTSRPLSCHLAALQKWHSAGEVFHFRGREIFYRDSYGALGSSDVVILLHGFPTSSFDWNKIWEPLTQRFHRVIALDFLGFGFSDKPRPHRYSIFEQASVVGALAHLRLRNQRVTLVSHDYGDTVALELLFRSFWISQCHGAAHISSKTLHRPEDTPRISDTLSHS, encoded by the exons TCTGCATCTCGCTGGTGGCCGTCTCCCTGCACATCCCGCCCCCTCAGCTGTCACCTAGCTGCCCTGCAAAAGTGGCACAGTGCCGGGGAGGTGTTCCATTTCAGAGGCAGGGAGATCTTCTACAGAG ATTCCTATGGGGCTTTGGGAAGCTCCGATGTCGTCATTTTGCTCCATGGCTTCCCCACCTCCAGCTTCGACTGGAACAAG ATCTGGGAGCCACTCACTCAGCGCTTCCATCGAGTCATTGCACTGGACTTCCTGGGCTTTGGCTTTAGCGACAAGCCA CGACCCCACAGGTACTCCATCTTCGAGCAGGCCAGTGTGGTGGGGGCACTGGCTCACTTGCGTCTGAGGAACCAGCGAGTGACTCTGGTGTCCCATGACTATGGAGACACTGTGGCCCTGGAGCTGCTCTTCAG GTCATTTTGGATCTCCCAGTGTCATGGTGCAGCCCACATCAGCAGCAAAACCCTGCACAGACCTGAGGACAC